The Achromobacter pestifer genome includes a region encoding these proteins:
- the trmD gene encoding tRNA (guanosine(37)-N1)-methyltransferase TrmD → MRIDVVTLFPEMFGVVRDLGVTGRAHAQGRWSLHAWNPRDFTHDVHRTVDDRPYGGGPGMVMMAGPLEAAVNAAQEARAALGLGRAPVALLAPVGRRYDQAGAESLAASEGLILICGRYEGVDQRFIARCVTQEISLGDFVLSGGEIAALAVIDAAVRLLPGVLNDGESALQDSFNDALSGLLDSPHYTRPEVYEGESVPAPLLSGHHANISRWRRERSLELTVTRRPELIEAAREKGVLTLADERYLAELAGTPLPEPAKRRRPSRPKPPKAS, encoded by the coding sequence ATGCGTATAGACGTCGTTACGCTCTTTCCCGAAATGTTCGGGGTGGTGCGGGACCTGGGTGTCACCGGCCGGGCGCATGCCCAGGGCCGGTGGTCCCTGCATGCCTGGAATCCCCGCGATTTCACGCACGACGTGCACCGTACCGTGGACGATCGCCCCTACGGCGGCGGCCCCGGCATGGTGATGATGGCGGGCCCTCTGGAAGCCGCCGTCAATGCCGCCCAGGAAGCGCGCGCCGCGCTGGGCCTGGGCCGCGCCCCTGTCGCGCTGCTGGCTCCGGTCGGCCGGCGCTACGATCAGGCGGGCGCCGAATCCCTGGCTGCAAGCGAGGGTCTGATCCTCATTTGCGGCCGCTACGAAGGCGTGGACCAGCGTTTCATTGCGCGCTGCGTCACGCAGGAAATCTCGCTGGGCGATTTCGTGCTGTCGGGCGGCGAGATCGCCGCGCTCGCCGTGATCGACGCCGCCGTGCGGCTGTTGCCCGGCGTGCTCAACGATGGCGAATCCGCGCTGCAGGACTCATTCAACGACGCGTTGTCGGGCCTGCTGGACAGTCCGCACTACACGCGGCCCGAGGTCTATGAGGGCGAGTCTGTGCCAGCGCCCCTGCTTAGCGGGCATCACGCGAACATCTCCCGCTGGCGGCGTGAGCGTTCGCTCGAGCTGACTGTTACCCGGCGTCCCGAGCTGATCGAGGCTGCCCGCGAAAAAGGGGTGTTGACCCTGGCCGATGAGCGCTATCTGGCCGAGCTGGCGGGTACTCCTTTGCCCGAGCCGGCCAAGCGGCGCCGGCCGTCCCGGCCCAAGCCGCCCAAGGCTTCCTGA
- the rimM gene encoding ribosome maturation factor RimM (Essential for efficient processing of 16S rRNA) produces MPDAATSNAAPTDLIELGRISAAYGVKGWVKVQPHSANAEVLLSASQWWLTRPVPELARGVVASAPVAYKVVQARSQGATVVAQLAGIADRDQAEALRGCSVQAPRGSFPAPEEDEYYWVDLIGCALYTSANGEPALLGVVDEVLDNGAHAVLRVLCQKAGAEGPEPVLNAKGRPAEMLVPFVRAHIHAVDLAARRIDSDWPADI; encoded by the coding sequence ATGCCTGATGCCGCAACCTCCAACGCGGCGCCGACGGATTTGATCGAGCTGGGCCGCATCAGTGCGGCCTACGGTGTGAAAGGCTGGGTCAAGGTGCAGCCACATTCGGCCAATGCCGAAGTGCTGCTCTCAGCATCTCAATGGTGGTTGACTCGCCCTGTGCCTGAATTGGCGCGGGGCGTTGTCGCGTCTGCGCCTGTCGCATACAAGGTCGTGCAAGCCCGTTCGCAAGGGGCCACCGTGGTGGCTCAGCTGGCGGGCATTGCGGATCGCGATCAGGCCGAAGCCCTGCGCGGTTGTTCCGTGCAGGCGCCGCGGGGATCCTTCCCCGCGCCCGAGGAAGACGAATACTACTGGGTCGATCTCATTGGTTGCGCGCTGTACACCAGCGCCAACGGTGAGCCAGCGCTGCTGGGCGTGGTCGACGAGGTCCTCGATAACGGCGCCCATGCCGTTCTGAGGGTCTTGTGCCAAAAGGCTGGGGCTGAAGGCCCCGAGCCCGTCCTGAACGCCAAGGGCCGGCCCGCCGAAATGCTTGTTCCGTTCGTGCGCGCGCACATACACGCCGTCGATCTGGCCGCTCGTCGCATAGACAGCGACTGGCCGGCGGATATTTGA
- the rpsP gene encoding 30S ribosomal protein S16, whose amino-acid sequence MVVIRLARGGSKKRPFYNLVATDSRNRRDGRFIERVGFYNPVASEGSENLRIALDRVQHWTGNGAQLSPAVERLVKEYSAKVSAAA is encoded by the coding sequence ATGGTGGTGATTCGCCTGGCCCGCGGTGGGTCCAAGAAGCGTCCGTTTTACAACCTGGTGGCCACCGATTCGCGTAACCGTCGCGACGGCCGTTTCATCGAGCGCGTGGGTTTCTACAACCCCGTAGCCAGCGAAGGCTCGGAAAACCTGCGCATTGCGCTGGACCGCGTGCAGCACTGGACCGGCAACGGCGCCCAACTGTCGCCCGCTGTCGAGCGCCTGGTCAAAGAGTACTCGGCCAAGGTTTCCGCCGCGGCTTAA
- a CDS encoding sulfurtransferase TusA family protein, giving the protein MSGGDTGLDGGAQAPSFEQEVDASGLTCPLPILRAKKALAQMASGEVLRVITTDRNAIRDFQAFARQTGNVLVAQQEIDGRGVHFLRRR; this is encoded by the coding sequence ATGAGCGGGGGGGATACCGGTCTTGATGGCGGCGCGCAGGCGCCGTCCTTCGAGCAGGAAGTCGATGCCAGCGGCCTGACCTGCCCTTTGCCTATCCTGCGCGCCAAGAAGGCGCTGGCGCAGATGGCCAGCGGCGAGGTGCTGCGCGTCATCACCACGGACCGCAACGCGATCCGTGACTTCCAGGCGTTCGCCCGCCAGACCGGCAATGTGCTGGTCGCGCAACAAGAGATTGACGGCCGCGGCGTGCATTTCCTGCGGCGGCGCTGA
- the alaS gene encoding alanine--tRNA ligase, translating to MKSSEIRQQFLQFFKSKGHTIVPSSSLVPGNDPTLLFTNSGMVQFKDVFTGKESRSYTRATSSQRSVRAGGKHNDLENVGYTARHHTFFEMLGNFSFGDYFKRDAIQYAWELLTQVYKLPAEKLWVTVYQEDDEAYDIWAKEVGVPAERIIRIGDNKGARYASDNFWQMADTGPCGPCSEIFYDHGPEIWGGPPGSPEEDGDRYIEIWNLVFMQFERDAAGNMPRLPRPCVDTGMGLERIAAVLQDVHSNYEIDLFQHLIAAAARETGIKNLEDNSLKVIADHIRACSFLIVDGVIPSNEGRGYVLRRIVRRALRHGYKLGQTKPFFHRLVPDLVAEMGEAYPELAATADRVAQVLKQEEERFGETLEHGMRILDSALANVPKGGQLDGTTLFTLYDTYGFPVDLTADICRERELDVDMAGFEVAMERQRDQARAAGKFKMAEGLSYEGADTRFEGYEKLELAGVKVTALYVDGTQVQQVKAGQSAVVVLDATPFYAESGGQVGDTGLLEADGVRFAVADTLKIQAGVFGHHGELESGTLSVGDTLLARVDAVRRARTVRNHSATHLMHKALRQVLGAHVQQRGSLVDPDKTRFDFAQDAPLTAEQIVRVEAIVNAEILANQPTVAQVMAYDDAVKGGAMALFGEKYGDTVRVLDIGFSRELCGGTHVSRTGDIGLFKIVSEGGVAAGVRRIEAITGDNALVWVQNQNALLTQVAGMLRSTPADLPARIAQVQEQVKSLEKDLEQSRNKLAASAGNDLATSAAVEVKGIKVLAASIGDVDPKALRGMVDNLKDRLKPAVVLLATGSADGKISVVGGVTADLTNRVKAGDLVGFVAAQVGGKGGGRPDMAMGGGTDLAALPAAIASVQKWVDERL from the coding sequence ATGAAATCCTCCGAGATTCGCCAGCAGTTTCTGCAATTCTTCAAGTCCAAGGGACACACCATTGTTCCCTCGTCGTCGCTCGTCCCGGGCAACGACCCGACCTTGCTCTTCACCAATTCGGGCATGGTCCAGTTCAAGGACGTCTTCACGGGCAAGGAATCGCGGTCCTATACGCGTGCCACCTCGTCGCAGCGCAGCGTGCGCGCCGGCGGCAAGCACAACGACCTGGAGAACGTGGGCTATACGGCCCGCCACCATACGTTCTTCGAAATGCTGGGCAATTTCAGCTTCGGCGACTATTTCAAGCGCGACGCCATCCAGTACGCCTGGGAGCTGCTGACGCAGGTCTACAAGCTGCCCGCCGAGAAGCTCTGGGTCACGGTCTACCAGGAAGACGACGAAGCCTACGACATCTGGGCCAAGGAAGTCGGCGTGCCGGCCGAGCGCATCATCCGCATCGGTGACAACAAGGGCGCGCGCTACGCGTCGGACAACTTCTGGCAGATGGCCGACACCGGTCCTTGCGGCCCGTGCTCGGAAATCTTCTATGACCACGGTCCCGAGATCTGGGGCGGCCCCCCGGGATCGCCCGAGGAAGACGGCGACCGCTACATCGAGATCTGGAACCTGGTGTTCATGCAGTTCGAACGCGATGCCGCCGGCAACATGCCGCGCCTGCCGCGTCCCTGTGTCGATACCGGCATGGGCCTGGAGCGCATCGCAGCCGTGCTGCAAGACGTGCATTCCAACTACGAAATCGATCTGTTCCAGCACCTGATCGCCGCCGCCGCGCGCGAAACCGGCATCAAGAACCTGGAAGACAACTCGCTCAAGGTCATCGCCGACCATATCCGCGCCTGCTCGTTCCTGATCGTCGACGGCGTGATCCCCAGCAACGAAGGCCGCGGCTACGTGCTGCGCCGCATCGTCCGCCGCGCGCTGCGCCACGGCTACAAGCTGGGCCAGACCAAGCCGTTCTTCCACCGCCTGGTGCCGGACCTGGTCGCCGAAATGGGCGAGGCCTATCCGGAACTGGCCGCCACGGCCGACCGCGTCGCCCAGGTGCTCAAGCAGGAAGAAGAGCGCTTTGGCGAAACGCTGGAACACGGCATGCGCATTCTGGATTCCGCCCTGGCCAACGTGCCCAAGGGCGGCCAACTGGACGGCACGACCCTGTTCACGCTGTACGACACCTACGGGTTCCCGGTGGACCTGACGGCCGACATTTGCCGCGAACGCGAACTGGACGTGGACATGGCCGGCTTCGAGGTCGCCATGGAACGCCAGCGCGACCAGGCTCGCGCCGCCGGCAAGTTCAAGATGGCCGAAGGCCTGAGCTATGAAGGCGCGGACACGCGCTTCGAAGGCTACGAAAAACTGGAGCTGGCTGGCGTCAAGGTCACGGCCCTGTACGTGGACGGCACGCAGGTCCAGCAGGTCAAGGCAGGCCAGAGCGCGGTCGTCGTGCTGGACGCCACTCCGTTCTACGCCGAGTCGGGCGGCCAGGTCGGCGATACCGGTCTGCTGGAAGCCGACGGCGTGCGTTTCGCCGTGGCCGATACCCTGAAGATCCAGGCCGGCGTCTTCGGCCACCACGGCGAGCTGGAGTCCGGCACGCTGTCCGTGGGCGACACGCTGCTTGCGCGCGTGGACGCGGTCCGCCGCGCCCGCACGGTGCGCAACCACTCGGCTACCCACCTGATGCACAAGGCGCTGCGCCAGGTGCTGGGCGCGCACGTGCAGCAGCGCGGCTCGCTGGTGGATCCCGACAAGACCCGCTTCGATTTCGCCCAGGATGCGCCGCTGACGGCAGAGCAGATCGTTCGCGTCGAAGCCATCGTCAACGCCGAGATCCTGGCCAACCAGCCCACCGTGGCCCAGGTCATGGCCTACGACGACGCCGTCAAGGGCGGCGCCATGGCGCTGTTCGGCGAAAAATACGGCGATACCGTCCGCGTGCTCGACATCGGTTTCTCGCGCGAACTCTGCGGCGGCACGCACGTCAGCCGCACGGGCGACATCGGCCTGTTCAAGATCGTGTCCGAAGGCGGCGTGGCCGCGGGCGTGCGCCGCATCGAAGCCATCACCGGCGACAACGCGCTGGTCTGGGTGCAGAACCAGAACGCCTTGCTGACCCAGGTTGCGGGCATGCTGCGCAGCACGCCGGCGGATCTGCCGGCGCGCATCGCGCAGGTGCAGGAACAGGTCAAGAGCCTCGAAAAGGATCTGGAACAGTCGCGCAACAAGCTTGCCGCCAGCGCCGGCAACGACCTGGCGACCAGCGCCGCGGTTGAGGTCAAGGGCATCAAGGTCCTGGCCGCCAGCATCGGCGACGTGGATCCCAAGGCCTTGCGCGGCATGGTCGACAATCTGAAGGACCGTCTGAAGCCCGCAGTCGTGCTGCTGGCCACGGGTTCGGCCGACGGCAAGATCAGCGTGGTGGGCGGTGTCACCGCCGACCTGACCAACCGCGTCAAGGCAGGCGACCTGGTCGGCTTCGTCGCGGCCCAGGTGGGCGGCAAGGGCGGCGGCCGTCCCGACATGGCCATGGGCGGCGGCACGGACCTGGCAGCCTTGCCCGCGGCGATCGCCAGCGTGCAGAAATGGGTGGACGAGCGTCTGTGA
- a CDS encoding prepilin, which yields MTARSRAAAARLPQLGFSLPGLVVALALSAMAAIWASGQVVQRIEDAAARATGAWMTQIRLAVVELLARHAAVLAKGEAPRSEKGDPLFADPLAPTVGELRGVGLLPADFPDRSAMGFAAQIRIVRPQACPGERCRVDGLLYSDTPLVKTGTQSPDLTGIAAVIEAAGGYGGAVWPASPGLVRGAAFSFANPLASGGPAYAPGTLALWAGAGAGGLDPDRYVRIRDTRDPQLQGDLSVASSAQVGSYLKVGARASAGQQCGFANGTMATSEQGELLTCQSQMWGPASGGFGGAYSVNYPLGCYHFSGTSTANPRTGACSCPAGYQAVIVSAGGKWTEMEGWTTGYVCVR from the coding sequence ATGACTGCTCGGTCGCGTGCCGCCGCGGCGCGGCTGCCTCAGCTCGGATTCTCTTTGCCGGGTCTGGTGGTGGCGCTGGCCTTGAGCGCCATGGCGGCCATCTGGGCGTCTGGCCAGGTGGTGCAGCGGATCGAGGACGCCGCAGCCCGCGCCACCGGCGCATGGATGACGCAGATCCGCCTGGCGGTAGTCGAGTTGCTGGCGCGGCATGCCGCAGTCCTCGCCAAGGGGGAGGCACCTCGCAGCGAAAAGGGGGACCCGCTGTTCGCGGACCCGCTCGCGCCCACCGTGGGCGAACTGCGCGGCGTGGGGCTGTTGCCTGCCGATTTTCCCGACCGTTCCGCCATGGGCTTCGCCGCGCAAATCAGGATTGTCAGGCCGCAGGCGTGCCCCGGTGAACGCTGCCGGGTGGATGGGCTGCTCTATAGCGACACGCCGTTGGTGAAAACGGGGACGCAATCGCCGGATCTGACCGGCATCGCCGCCGTGATCGAGGCCGCCGGTGGTTATGGCGGGGCGGTGTGGCCGGCGTCGCCGGGCCTGGTGCGCGGCGCGGCCTTCAGTTTCGCCAATCCCCTGGCGTCTGGCGGGCCGGCCTACGCGCCGGGTACGCTCGCCCTGTGGGCGGGAGCCGGGGCTGGCGGGCTGGATCCGGACCGCTACGTCAGGATCCGGGATACGCGCGATCCGCAGCTGCAGGGGGATCTGAGCGTTGCATCCTCGGCGCAGGTGGGTTCCTACCTCAAGGTCGGCGCGCGTGCTAGCGCGGGGCAGCAATGCGGCTTTGCGAACGGCACCATGGCCACCTCGGAGCAGGGAGAGCTGCTGACGTGCCAATCCCAGATGTGGGGACCGGCAAGCGGTGGTTTCGGCGGGGCTTACAGCGTCAACTACCCGCTGGGTTGCTACCATTTCAGCGGCACCTCCACTGCGAATCCTCGGACTGGCGCGTGCTCGTGTCCTGCCGGCTACCAGGCCGTGATTGTTTCCGCCGGCGGCAAATGGACCGAGATGGAAGGCTGGACCACGGGCTACGTCTGCGTGCGCTGA
- a CDS encoding type 4 pilus major pilin: MHHVHAVQFRASRQLGFSLMEVSIVTAIVLLIAIVGIPAIGAYVIENKVPKVGEELQRFIASMKTNAQGGGVTPYAGLDTGAMANALRESSVLAVDGTGGAARIAHGLGGSGVGGNGVVEVAAASFGSAGQGSAFSIKLSNVSQAACPSLASVLQRMSETISIGGGGGGLRIVKDAFATPSVPYRAALAQAQCSPGDVNTFVFVAK; this comes from the coding sequence ATGCACCATGTTCATGCAGTCCAATTCCGAGCAAGCCGGCAGCTCGGCTTTTCGTTGATGGAAGTGTCCATTGTCACCGCCATCGTTCTGTTGATCGCGATCGTCGGCATTCCGGCCATCGGCGCCTACGTGATTGAGAACAAGGTTCCCAAGGTAGGCGAGGAATTGCAGCGTTTCATCGCCAGCATGAAGACCAATGCGCAAGGCGGCGGGGTCACGCCCTACGCGGGCCTGGACACAGGCGCCATGGCCAATGCCCTGCGGGAATCCAGCGTCCTGGCCGTCGACGGGACTGGGGGCGCGGCGCGCATCGCCCATGGCCTGGGCGGCAGCGGCGTCGGAGGCAACGGGGTGGTCGAGGTCGCGGCCGCCTCGTTCGGCAGCGCGGGGCAGGGTTCAGCATTCTCCATCAAGCTGAGCAATGTCAGCCAGGCCGCATGTCCGTCGCTGGCCTCGGTGCTGCAGCGGATGTCGGAGACCATCTCGATCGGTGGCGGGGGAGGCGGCCTCAGGATCGTGAAGGATGCGTTCGCAACGCCCAGCGTGCCTTACCGCGCGGCCTTGGCTCAGGCCCAGTGCAGTCCGGGCGACGTCAATACCTTTGTGTTCGTCGCAAAATGA
- a CDS encoding general secretion pathway protein: MARPLSLRTFWSESSGRSLWLRLDALRFRAGRADYYEYLADLVEGTQGRKNLRDVFEDDARRHGEDTVRGRLSRHWAAMYLEAGGDLGAAWTDTLPSSECLLLSCVQEEGGDLSAALRDVARAARLAADAWLALVSAAAAGVAAAAVAIALLCAIPFFSAPRLQQVFQAVPVEDYGRLTRALFALAQGLRQWLALWLVLLLGLALLSLWSLPRYIGALRPRLDRWLLWRLYRDFHAIRFLALLAVLVRQHGAADTRLRRALAVQARDAAPWMHAHLQDMLGRIDGGQTGPEIFGTGLLDADTWWYMADMMDALGMEAGLAQVRLRIESRLLARVRRQASALRWSLLLSSLAAVLGITLWHYGVIDELRHALTNFYASQ, translated from the coding sequence ATGGCTAGACCGCTGTCGCTGCGTACTTTCTGGAGCGAGTCGTCTGGCCGATCCCTGTGGCTGCGCCTGGACGCATTGCGCTTTCGGGCAGGACGCGCAGACTACTACGAGTATCTGGCGGACCTGGTCGAAGGAACCCAAGGCCGCAAGAACCTGCGCGACGTCTTCGAGGATGACGCGCGCCGTCATGGCGAGGATACCGTGCGCGGCCGGCTGTCGAGGCATTGGGCGGCCATGTACCTGGAGGCCGGCGGCGATCTGGGCGCAGCCTGGACGGACACGCTGCCATCCAGCGAATGCCTGTTGCTTAGCTGCGTGCAGGAAGAGGGCGGCGATCTGTCCGCCGCGTTGCGCGATGTGGCGCGGGCCGCTCGTCTGGCCGCGGATGCGTGGCTGGCGCTGGTTTCGGCGGCGGCCGCCGGCGTCGCGGCCGCCGCCGTCGCAATCGCCTTGCTATGCGCCATCCCTTTTTTCAGCGCCCCTCGTTTGCAGCAGGTGTTCCAGGCCGTTCCGGTGGAAGACTACGGCCGCCTGACCCGCGCGCTGTTTGCGCTGGCCCAGGGCCTGAGGCAATGGCTGGCCCTGTGGCTGGTATTGCTGCTGGGTCTGGCCTTGTTGAGCTTGTGGTCGCTGCCCCGCTATATCGGAGCCCTGCGGCCGCGGCTGGACCGCTGGCTGTTGTGGCGGCTCTACCGGGATTTCCACGCCATCCGCTTTCTTGCACTGCTGGCCGTGCTGGTCAGGCAGCATGGCGCGGCCGACACCCGCCTGCGGCGCGCGCTGGCCGTGCAGGCCCGGGATGCCGCGCCCTGGATGCATGCGCATCTGCAGGACATGCTGGGACGGATAGACGGCGGCCAGACCGGTCCGGAGATCTTCGGCACAGGCCTGCTCGATGCGGACACCTGGTGGTACATGGCCGACATGATGGATGCCCTGGGCATGGAGGCCGGGCTTGCGCAGGTGCGGCTGCGCATCGAGTCGCGCCTGCTGGCGCGGGTGCGTCGGCAGGCATCGGCGTTGCGCTGGTCGCTGCTGCTCTCATCCCTGGCCGCCGTGCTCGGCATCACGCTCTGGCATTACGGCGTGATCGACGAACTGCGCCATGCGCTGACCAATTTTTATGCCAGCCAATAG
- a CDS encoding ATPase, T2SS/T4P/T4SS family, translated as MTVHALQSVAVQPVVAYPTAATWEPPQLQTPADIARLQPALVRPLGRDFDLAALAGRLCPVLLESGEVAVFAVKDYTLGDQIDEVERMVQAQGYRLAQVPRYQLPAPLLLMIARGQLAAPGLAGRGKDRREERVSALAALFLDIVRWGVGQGASDVHINVNRRRESCEIRYTIGGEYVATERFAGLSNATLLEVLAVAWMDVRGGNGAVFDPALEQQGRIGLDIDGVSIVLRWASLATDAGPSVCLRILRLDATANADLLALGYLPAQVEILARAREREGGAIVLAGVVGSGKSTTIATLMRGIAATRKAITLEDPVEYIIDNALQNTLSGALAESAWPAFDAKLKTIKRSAMNDLLIGEIRDIDTGRAFMDLAGSGVSLYTTTHAAGAVLIPERLASDAIGVSRDFLATPGILKLLVYQTLLPRLCSHCSLPVDSLWSRSAGGGKRPDWRAWLKRMQQEFLLDSTTLRVRNAAGCSACRRAQLPELNGIAGRSVAAEMLEPERIEGFLERVRARDNVGLKRQAEAAGPVAWRSDATRGALARDCALYKVSRGEVDPRALLRRFDVPAALPVPGAGSGGGSHG; from the coding sequence ATGACGGTGCATGCTTTGCAATCCGTCGCGGTCCAGCCCGTCGTGGCGTATCCCACCGCGGCAACTTGGGAACCGCCCCAGCTTCAGACACCCGCAGACATCGCCCGCCTGCAACCCGCATTGGTGCGGCCGCTTGGTCGCGATTTCGACCTCGCGGCGCTCGCCGGCAGGTTGTGCCCCGTGCTGCTCGAAAGCGGCGAGGTCGCGGTGTTCGCGGTAAAGGACTACACGCTGGGCGACCAGATCGACGAAGTCGAGCGCATGGTGCAGGCGCAGGGTTACCGGCTGGCGCAAGTGCCGCGCTACCAATTGCCCGCGCCGCTGCTGCTGATGATCGCCCGCGGGCAGTTGGCGGCGCCTGGGCTGGCTGGCCGCGGCAAGGATCGGCGGGAGGAGCGGGTCTCGGCCCTGGCCGCGCTGTTCCTGGACATCGTGCGCTGGGGCGTGGGCCAGGGGGCGAGCGACGTGCACATCAACGTCAACCGTCGGCGTGAATCCTGCGAGATCCGCTACACCATCGGCGGGGAATACGTCGCCACGGAACGCTTTGCAGGCTTGTCCAACGCGACGCTGCTGGAGGTCCTGGCGGTGGCCTGGATGGATGTCAGGGGAGGCAACGGCGCGGTGTTCGACCCGGCGCTGGAGCAGCAAGGACGCATCGGGCTGGACATCGATGGCGTATCCATCGTGCTGCGCTGGGCTTCGCTGGCCACCGATGCCGGGCCTTCGGTCTGCCTGCGCATCTTGCGGCTGGACGCGACCGCCAACGCCGACCTGCTCGCGCTGGGCTATCTGCCCGCACAGGTCGAAATCCTTGCCCGGGCGCGCGAGCGCGAAGGTGGGGCCATCGTGTTGGCGGGCGTGGTCGGTTCCGGCAAATCGACCACCATCGCGACGCTGATGCGTGGCATCGCTGCCACCCGCAAGGCCATCACCCTGGAAGATCCGGTCGAGTACATCATCGACAATGCCTTGCAGAACACACTGAGCGGCGCTCTGGCCGAATCGGCCTGGCCGGCGTTCGATGCCAAGCTCAAGACCATCAAGCGCTCGGCGATGAACGATCTGCTCATCGGCGAGATCCGGGACATCGATACCGGCCGCGCGTTCATGGACCTGGCAGGTTCTGGCGTCAGCCTGTACACCACCACCCACGCCGCTGGCGCCGTGCTGATACCCGAACGCCTGGCGTCGGACGCGATCGGCGTGTCGCGCGATTTTCTGGCCACGCCCGGCATTCTCAAGCTCTTGGTCTACCAGACCTTGCTGCCGCGCCTGTGCAGCCATTGCTCGCTGCCCGTGGACAGTCTTTGGTCGAGATCCGCCGGGGGTGGCAAGCGCCCCGATTGGCGGGCATGGTTGAAACGGATGCAGCAGGAGTTCCTGCTGGATTCCACCACGCTCAGGGTCAGGAATGCGGCGGGTTGCAGCGCTTGCAGACGGGCGCAATTGCCTGAATTGAACGGCATCGCGGGCCGCAGCGTGGCGGCTGAAATGCTCGAACCCGAGCGCATCGAGGGCTTTCTCGAGCGCGTGCGTGCGCGCGACAACGTGGGGCTCAAGCGCCAGGCCGAGGCCGCCGGGCCCGTTGCCTGGCGCAGCGATGCCACGCGCGGCGCGCTGGCGCGGGACTGCGCCCTGTACAAGGTCAGCCGCGGAGAAGTCGATCCCCGGGCTCTGTTGCGCCGCTTCGATGTTCCCGCGGCCTTGCCCGTGCCGGGCGCCGGATCCGGCGGGGGCAGCCATGGCTAG